A segment of the bacterium genome:
AAGCCAGCAAACGGGCGGCATCGAGGCGAGTCGCCATGTCGGCCAGTTTGAATTGGATCGCCTGGAAATTAGCAATCGGCTGATTGAATTGCTTGCGGACTTTGGAATATTTGATCGCTTCATTCAGTGCTGCCTGGGCGATGCCGATCGCCTGGAAAGAGACGCCGATGCGACCGGAATTCAGAATCGAGACCGCCATGCGGAAACCATCCTGTAATTCACCCAACAGGTGATTTTTGGGGACTTTTACGTCAACAAAAGTCACTTCGCGAGTGTCGGAGGCTTTGATCCCGCATTTCTTTTCCGGTTTGCCAAGCATGATACCTTTGGAGCCTGATTCTACCAGGAAGCAGGAAATTCCCCTGCGTGCTTCCTCGGGGCGGGTCTTGGCGAATACGACAAAAACGCCGGCATACACCGCATTGGTGACGAATGCTTTGGTGCCGTTGAGCAGCCAATGGTCTCCCTTATCGACCGCGGTGGTGGTAAGGGAGGCGACATCGGTGCCGGCGTTTGGCTCGGTTATGCAATAGGCGCCGATCTTCTCACCGGCGGCCATAGCGGGGAGGAATTTCTGTTTCAGTTCATCCGAACCGAATTCCTTGATGATCTCACAGCAGAGCGAATTATGCACGGAGAGCATAATGCCGAACCCGGCGGAGGCGCTGCAGAGCTCCTCGAGTACCCCCATGAAGGTGACGGTCTTTTGACCAAGACCGCCATACTCTTCGGGAACGGTGAAGCCGAAATAGCCAAGTTCGGCGCACTCTTTGATGAGTTCGGTCGGAGTTTTCTCATGTTCATCAAATGACTCAGCGAACGGATAGATCCGTTTGTCCGCCAGATCGCGAGCCATCTGTTTGAATTCAAGATCTTCGTCGGATAACTGAAACTGCATTCATGCCTCTCAAGAATAAGTATAGAATCCACGGCCGGATTTGCGGCCGAGATATCCTGCCTGGACCATTTTGCGGAGCAGCGGACAGGGGCGATATTTCGGATCACCCAGACCACTGTGCATGACTTCAAGAATTGACAAGCAAACATCCAGCCCGATAAAATCGGCCAACTGGAGCGGGCCCATCGGGTGGTTCATTCCAAGTTTCATCACTTCGTCGATTGCTTCGACCGTGCCGACGCCTTCCATATGGGCGTAGATCGCTTCGTTGATCATCGGCATGAGGATGCGGTTGGCGATAAAGCCGGGGAAATCGTTCACTTCGACCGGCGTCTTCCCCAGTTTCTTCGAAAGTTCGGCGATAAGTGCGTAGGTTTCGTCGCTGGTGGCGATGCCGCGGATCAGTTCGATCAGCTTCATCATCGGGACCGGATTCATAAAGTGCATTCCGATGAACTTGTCGGCGCGCTTGGTAGCGGCGGCAAGTTGGGTGATCGGAAGCGATGAGGTGTTGGATGCAAAGATCACCTCAGGCGGACAGACTGCCTCGAGCCGTTTGAAGATATCCAGTTTGACTGCGAGGTTTTCGGTCACGGCCTCAATGACCAACTGACTGTTTTTCGCGGAGTCCAGATCGGTCGAGGTTTTGATCCGGTTGAGGGTCGAGCCTTTGTCGTCCTCGGTGATCGCACCCTTCTTGACGATGCGGTCGAGCGATTTGGTGATCGCGGCAAACGCGCGATCGAGGAATTCCTGCTGCAGGTCAACGACCGTAACATCGTAACCGAACGAGGCGAAAACCTGGGCAATCCCATTCCCCATTGTCCCGCTGCCGATAACCGTCACCTGTTTGATGTTGTCAACGTTCATATAACAATCCTTCCCGGAGAGGATCAGACGATTTCTATTGCCAGGGCGACCGCGTTTCCGCCACCAAGGCAGAGCGTCGCCATACCGTTCTTTTTACCACGATCTTTGAGCGCATAGATCAAAGTCGCGAGGATACGGGTGCCGGAGGCACCGATCGGATGGCCCAGCGCTACCGCGCCGCCATTCACATTAACGCGATCGAAATCCCAGCCAAGCCCCTTACCGTCGGCCAACGCCTGCACGGAGAATGCCTCGTTGGCTTCGATCAGATCGAAGTGGTCGATCTTGACCTGCATTTTATCCATCAGTTTCTGGACGGCGTAGATCGGTGAGAAAAAGAGGAGTTCGGGTGGCGTACCGGCGACGGCGTAGTCGACGATGCGGGCCAGCGGCTTGAGATTGTTCTTCTTGATATATTCTTCGGAGACCACGACCGAAGCGGCGGAACCATCATTGAGGCCAGGCGCATTGCCGGCGGTGACAGTGCCATCTTTCTGGAAAGCCGGTTTGAGCTTGGCGAGAGATTCTACTGAGACATCCGCGCGCGGAGCTTCGTCTTTGGCAAACATCACCGGGTCTCCCTTACGCTGCGGGACCGGGATGGCGAAAATCTCGTTGGCGAATTTGTTGGCGGTCCAGGCGGCAACCGCTTTGCGATGTGAGTTGTAAGCAAACTGATCCTGTTCATCGCGGCCGATACCGGCTTTGACGGCGGTCAGCTCGGCGGCATTCCCCATGTGCCAATCTTTGAAGGAACACCAGAGTCCGTCGGAGATCATGATATCATCGAGTTTCTGGTGGCCGAACTTGGTCCCCTGTTTGGCGCCACGAATGACGTACGGCGTGTGGGACATAGATTCCATGCCACCGGCTACGATCAGATGCTGGTCACCAGCGCGAATCGACTGCGCCGCCAGCATCACCGCCTTCAGACCCGAGCCACAAACTTTGTTGATGGTAAGGGCCGGGACCTCCGGCGGAATGCCACCGTGGATAGCGGCCTGACGAGCAGGAGCCTGTCCGGCGCCACCCTGAACGACTTGTCCCATAATGACTTCATCGATTTCGGCCGAGTTTATGCCGGCGCGTTTGACGGCTTCACGGACGGCATGAGCGCCCAGTTGGGTGGCAGTCATACTGCCTAATCCGCCATGGAGAACACCTATCGCAGAACGACAGATGGAAACGATATATGCTTCATTGCGAGACGCCATGAGTCAAAGACCTCCTTGAAGAGTGCAGTAATCATCCAATAAGTGAAATATATACCAAACGGTTCCGGGCAAATCAAGCGAATCAATTCACAAACTCGGGCGACAAGCCACCCTGCCCGGCGCCAATAGGGGATATTTTTTATCTTTACAGTCTATTCTCTATTTTTCTACCTTTTCGCTGCTAATCGCCCAAGGATGTGCACAGTATCAATAGACCATGCTAAGGGTGCGCGAATGGGCAACAGACGAATGGAGAAACTAATGAAGAAAGTCCTACTCACACTTGGACTCGTGATGCTGTTCGCGCTTGGTGCCCAGGCCCAGGATGCGGCGAAAAAAACCAACTTCTACCTCGGCGCCGGACTTGGATTGCCGATGGGTGATTTTGGCGATGCGTTTGGTATGGGGTTGCATGGCGCCGGCGCCATTGGATTTAATGTCTCCCCGACATTCCAGCCGCGCGGCAAAGTGGAATTTCACACGTTTGGATCGGACATTGACGGAGTCGACGGCTCCCTCAACATAATCATGTTCGGTGCTGACGGCCGCTTCAGCTTCGCCAAAGAAGGCCAGAAGATGGCCCCGTTCCTTCTGGGCGGTCTCGGTTTTGCATCGTCCAAGTTTGAAGATTTCAGCTCCACTGACTTCTATTTTGAGTTTGGTGGCGGTGTTGATCTCGTTTCAAATTCGGCCATGTCCTGGTTTCTGCAGGGACGTTATGTGTCGATCAGTGGAGACGGCGGTTCCGATGCGTTCATTCCGGTGACTGTCGGAGTTCGATTCTAAACTAAATTCGTAGCTTTTTTCTGAGGGCCAATCGTATAGATTGGCCCTTTTTGTTTTCACGCTTGACTAATATGGTTGAACTTCTCCATCTTAAAAATGTAGAAATCGAGCTAAGGCTCTGCACGCTTAAGGCGCGGGTGGAGATAGTCATCGAAAATTCAACCATGGAGGTTTTTGTGAAGAAGGTTCTTTTTGTATTGGCATTGGTTATGGCGCTGGCAATCGGTGCCTCGGCGCAGGATCCGGTCAAGGGCTTGACTGGTGCCGGATTTAAGGCTGGCGTCGTAATGGCGAAAGCTTCGGGCGACAATATCGACATGGCCGAAGAAGAGAGTGGTATCGATGCGAGTTATTTGATGGGATTTGCCGTGGGCGGTTTCATTGAATATTCGTTCAGCCCAAGTTTTGCTATTCAGCCCGAAATCCTTTACAACACTAAGGGTGTGAAATTCAAATCAGACGAATTTGACGTTACCGATAAGATCACTACGACCTATATGCAGATCCCCGTTCTGCTGAAGTTCAACATCCCGACCGCCGGTAAATTCGATCCGTTCATCTACGCCGGTCCGTCGATTGGCATTCTGCTTTCAGCGAATGACAAACTCGAGGGCACCGACGAAGATTACGATGAAGATATCAAGGATTCATTCAAGAGCACAGATATCACTGCAGTTCTTGGACTGGGCGCGGGATTCCCGATGGGGGCATCCGGTCAGCTGACTTTCGAAGTCCGCTATGATATGGGTCTGACCAACGTTGCCGAAGATATGGTCATTGAAGACGAGACTGTTGCAGGCGATGCCAAGACCGGAAGCATCGGCTTCCTGGTTGGTTTCAGCTTCCTATAAATCGTGAGCAACGCTGACCCATCAGTCAGCTAAGTCATTGAAGGGCCGACTTGTTCGGCCCTTTTTCTTTTTCCGCCCCTGCCAAACTATTCCTAAGTACGCCCTATAAAGGGGCCGATAATAGACTAGGTATGTCGTGAATGAGTATAATCTCTGAAGGAGGATATACGATGAAACGGATATTCCTGATTGTGGCGGCCTTGTTGCTACTGGCGATTTCAGCATCCGCTCAAGGCGTGAAGCCATTTACCCTCTATCTGGGTGGTGGAGCCTCGCTGCCAAATGGCGACTTCTCCAACGAATACAAGATGGGACTCCATGCCACGCTTGGTTTGGGGCTCAATTTTGGTCCTGGTCTGCAATTTGTCCCCAAAGGGGAGTTCCACACGTTCTCGGCTGATACCGACGCCTTGATGGAAGAGAATGACTATCTCTCGGTAAGTGGGGGATCATTCAACGCCTTTCTGGTGGGGGCAGATCTGAAGTTGACTCCGCCGCTTCCGGGTGCGCCGCTCAAGCCGTATCTGTTTGGTGGTGGCGGCTGGGCCAGACTGCAGCCTTCGGATCTGGACTATGAAAACTCGCTTGGTGAGGGGACAATCGTTTTTGCCAAGGAGAACAAGTTCTATTGGAATGTCGGCGGCGGGCTGAATCTCGGGTCGGGGCCGGCGTTCAGTTTCTTCCTGCAGGCTCGGTATCTGAGCATCAGCGGAGATGAGGTCAAGTACAACGCCATTCCGATCACCCTGGGTATAAAGTTCTAGGCATGCGCGAAATCGTGCACTGTGACGGGTCGAGGTTTTCCTCGGCCCGTTTTTGTTGGTGGTCGGCGGTCCCTTTTTTCTCTGTTGCCACATCCGCGACTTGTGTATATTCGTCTCGCACGGGTATAGTGTCTCAATGATGTTTCTCGTGGCTTGCTTATGAAACGGATCGTAATACTCATTTCGGCGTTGGTGTTGGTCGCGGCTTCTCTTCAGGCGCAGCCGAATGGAGCGGACCGTCTGGCGATCAAGGTCGGACTCTCCCCTGCCTACGCGATCGACCGTCTCGGCGACAAAGCTGATTACGGCGGCGGCGCGATGCTGGCACTTGAGTTTCGTCCCTTCTCCGGGATACCTGAGGTATCTTTTCAAATCAACGGAAATTACCTGATGCTGAAAGCGCGGGCAGAAGGGGATCCCGATGTAACGCTTTCATCAGGTCTTTTCGACCTCAAATTGACCCCCTCATGGCAGTCTGAATCGCATCTCTATCTATTTGCAGGGGGCGGATACGGCACAATTGAATTGAAGGATGCCGGTGTCGGCGACTATCTGGTGGACAGTCTCAGTTCCGAGGAGAAACCGCTGGTTGAGGTCGGTATCGGAATGGAACGAAAGGGTCGTTCGGGGTTGGGGTACTTTGTCGAGATCGCGGGAGTCAATCTCATCAGCGACCGTTTCGGCGATTACCGCTACGGACGGCTGACGTTTGGCCTGATCTTTTAACTACTCACTCAAATCCAATTCGATGATCGGCTTTTCGGTATCGACCTGATCGCCTGCCGCAAAGTTGATCGCTTTCACTCTCCCTTTGGCACGGGCATTGACCTGGTTTTCCATCTTCATCGCTTCGACAATCACCATCGGCTGTTTGATCTCCACCGCATCACCGACGGCGACCATGATTTTGACGATCTTGCCGGGCATGGGCGCGAAGATCTTGTCTTTTTCACCGGCATGGTCTCCCCCGCCGGCGGAGATCGTCGCATCAGAGGCATCCGTTAATTCGACCTGCATGGCATCGATATCGACGTAGAATATCCCCTTATGCTTGATCGCGGCCACAAGTGACCGCTTGCCATCGATGAGAACTGCGAAGGTTGAGTCACCGTGAGGGGTGAACAGAAGTTCCTTGCCTGCGACTGTGGCGGCATAGCCGGAGTCGGTCGATTTTAGCTCGACCGCGTGCTCGGTTTCCTGAAAGCGGAAGTCGTATTTAGCCACGGATGGAGCCTCCTACCTGCCAGTCGCCCAAAAGTTGCCATGGGGATGGGAGTTTTGCTTTGCCGGTGGCGGCAACTGCAGTTGGTGAAGTCTCGGCGGCGATAGATGCTGCGGCGGCGGCAAGCGGGCCGATCTCGGGCCACTCGGTCGCGCGGGTTGACATATTCTTTTCGATGAAATTCGTATAAGTTTTACCAGTCACGAAATCGGGATGTTCCAAGACCTCGATCATGAATTTCCGAGAGGTCTTGACGCCGAGGATCTTGTACTGCTTGAGAGCATCGATCATTTTGCTGATCGCAGATTCGCGGTTGGAGGAGTGGACAATCAGTTTGGCCATGATCGGGTCGTAGTTGATCGTGATCTCCGAGCCGTGGTCAATGCCGCTGTCAACGCGAATGCCGGGGCCGACCGGTTCATTGTACAATAGCACGGTGCCGGTGGAAGGCATGAAATTGTTTTCACCGTCCTCGGCATAAATGCGGCATTCGATGGCATGGCCGCGTTGCGAGAGATTTTGCAGCTCTTTCGAGAGCGGAAGGCCGGCCGCGACGCGAATCTGTTCGACGACCAGATCAACTCCGGTCACCATTTCAGTGATCGGATGCTCCACCTGGATGCGCGTGTTCATTTCGAGGAAGTAGTAGTGACCGGATTC
Coding sequences within it:
- a CDS encoding acyl-CoA dehydrogenase family protein — encoded protein: MQFQLSDEDLEFKQMARDLADKRIYPFAESFDEHEKTPTELIKECAELGYFGFTVPEEYGGLGQKTVTFMGVLEELCSASAGFGIMLSVHNSLCCEIIKEFGSDELKQKFLPAMAAGEKIGAYCITEPNAGTDVASLTTTAVDKGDHWLLNGTKAFVTNAVYAGVFVVFAKTRPEEARRGISCFLVESGSKGIMLGKPEKKCGIKASDTREVTFVDVKVPKNHLLGELQDGFRMAVSILNSGRIGVSFQAIGIAQAALNEAIKYSKVRKQFNQPIANFQAIQFKLADMATRLDAARLLAYRAAQLKDEGTAAPRESSMAKLFASQMANYVCDQAVQIHGGYGYIKEYAVERYFRDARVTELYEGTSEAQRMVISRDLLKD
- a CDS encoding 3-hydroxybutyryl-CoA dehydrogenase, producing MNVDNIKQVTVIGSGTMGNGIAQVFASFGYDVTVVDLQQEFLDRAFAAITKSLDRIVKKGAITEDDKGSTLNRIKTSTDLDSAKNSQLVIEAVTENLAVKLDIFKRLEAVCPPEVIFASNTSSLPITQLAAATKRADKFIGMHFMNPVPMMKLIELIRGIATSDETYALIAELSKKLGKTPVEVNDFPGFIANRILMPMINEAIYAHMEGVGTVEAIDEVMKLGMNHPMGPLQLADFIGLDVCLSILEVMHSGLGDPKYRPCPLLRKMVQAGYLGRKSGRGFYTYS
- a CDS encoding acetyl-CoA C-acetyltransferase, which gives rise to MASRNEAYIVSICRSAIGVLHGGLGSMTATQLGAHAVREAVKRAGINSAEIDEVIMGQVVQGGAGQAPARQAAIHGGIPPEVPALTINKVCGSGLKAVMLAAQSIRAGDQHLIVAGGMESMSHTPYVIRGAKQGTKFGHQKLDDIMISDGLWCSFKDWHMGNAAELTAVKAGIGRDEQDQFAYNSHRKAVAAWTANKFANEIFAIPVPQRKGDPVMFAKDEAPRADVSVESLAKLKPAFQKDGTVTAGNAPGLNDGSAASVVVSEEYIKKNNLKPLARIVDYAVAGTPPELLFFSPIYAVQKLMDKMQVKIDHFDLIEANEAFSVQALADGKGLGWDFDRVNVNGGAVALGHPIGASGTRILATLIYALKDRGKKNGMATLCLGGGNAVALAIEIV
- a CDS encoding outer membrane beta-barrel protein — translated: MKKVLLTLGLVMLFALGAQAQDAAKKTNFYLGAGLGLPMGDFGDAFGMGLHGAGAIGFNVSPTFQPRGKVEFHTFGSDIDGVDGSLNIIMFGADGRFSFAKEGQKMAPFLLGGLGFASSKFEDFSSTDFYFEFGGGVDLVSNSAMSWFLQGRYVSISGDGGSDAFIPVTVGVRF
- a CDS encoding PorT family protein, whose amino-acid sequence is MVELLHLKNVEIELRLCTLKARVEIVIENSTMEVFVKKVLFVLALVMALAIGASAQDPVKGLTGAGFKAGVVMAKASGDNIDMAEEESGIDASYLMGFAVGGFIEYSFSPSFAIQPEILYNTKGVKFKSDEFDVTDKITTTYMQIPVLLKFNIPTAGKFDPFIYAGPSIGILLSANDKLEGTDEDYDEDIKDSFKSTDITAVLGLGAGFPMGASGQLTFEVRYDMGLTNVAEDMVIEDETVAGDAKTGSIGFLVGFSFL
- a CDS encoding outer membrane beta-barrel protein, whose amino-acid sequence is MKRIFLIVAALLLLAISASAQGVKPFTLYLGGGASLPNGDFSNEYKMGLHATLGLGLNFGPGLQFVPKGEFHTFSADTDALMEENDYLSVSGGSFNAFLVGADLKLTPPLPGAPLKPYLFGGGGWARLQPSDLDYENSLGEGTIVFAKENKFYWNVGGGLNLGSGPAFSFFLQARYLSISGDEVKYNAIPITLGIKF
- a CDS encoding outer membrane beta-barrel protein; translation: MKRIVILISALVLVAASLQAQPNGADRLAIKVGLSPAYAIDRLGDKADYGGGAMLALEFRPFSGIPEVSFQINGNYLMLKARAEGDPDVTLSSGLFDLKLTPSWQSESHLYLFAGGGYGTIELKDAGVGDYLVDSLSSEEKPLVEVGIGMERKGRSGLGYFVEIAGVNLISDRFGDYRYGRLTFGLIF